In Rariglobus hedericola, the following proteins share a genomic window:
- a CDS encoding cbb3-type cytochrome c oxidase subunit II has product MIERRFERKVSAAAVVVIAATYGYFLIFAEFSFLELLRMSVGGDGLRPAMGALCAGGIVGSVVAAWRFRLEMYARSLQLGAVACAVAAGLACVQASAWTAVAIGLSLGWLTVTLTSGLRAVLGVERLGLVVGLGTGLAYALCNLPVVFHATPRIQAGIAIALMVLAVVAAVALGKGTAECSEAPDFKARPATCWVVIFMALVWMDSAAFYIIQHTPALLAETWSETTSLWINATIHLAVAVVAGRLIDRGWLGRIAIGAWVGLAVACGLLTASMQAFAGAEILYTAGVSLYSVALVYYPARSGRPWLATAVFAVAGWIGSALGIGMAQDLNAVPVWFVVAAGVVVIGLLIVRQHGRHGLRQPLLVLALLGVLGSREVRADEEAQLIARGREVFIGEGCIHCHSQFVRPGTVDVTRWGPEKPLVEMITGAPPLPGNRRQGPDLAQVGNRRSPEWNRLHLMTPREVSPGSRMPSYAHLFREGDGRGDALVAYLASLGAETLERRSAQVQAWKPATDVVINEAKGAGLFARLCANCHGDEGRGDGVLTARLSMHPPDWSLGAWRRVDATDEAASVARIIKFGLPGSPMAGHEYLRDEEVVSLARHVRSLQRGAKAP; this is encoded by the coding sequence ATGATTGAGCGCAGGTTTGAGCGTAAGGTATCGGCTGCGGCGGTCGTGGTGATCGCGGCGACGTATGGGTATTTTCTGATTTTTGCGGAGTTCTCGTTTTTGGAATTGCTGCGCATGTCCGTAGGTGGCGACGGCCTGCGTCCGGCGATGGGGGCGTTGTGTGCGGGAGGAATCGTCGGGAGCGTGGTGGCCGCGTGGCGGTTTCGCTTGGAGATGTATGCGCGGTCTTTGCAGCTGGGCGCGGTGGCGTGCGCGGTGGCGGCGGGGCTTGCGTGTGTGCAGGCGTCGGCGTGGACGGCGGTGGCGATCGGGCTTTCGCTGGGCTGGCTTACAGTGACGTTGACGTCGGGATTGAGGGCGGTGCTCGGCGTGGAGCGGCTCGGGCTCGTCGTGGGATTAGGAACGGGGCTGGCATATGCGTTGTGCAATCTGCCGGTGGTGTTTCACGCGACGCCGCGCATCCAGGCGGGAATCGCCATCGCGCTCATGGTGCTGGCGGTTGTCGCGGCGGTGGCGCTGGGGAAGGGCACGGCGGAGTGCTCGGAGGCCCCGGATTTTAAAGCGAGGCCGGCGACGTGCTGGGTGGTGATTTTTATGGCGTTGGTGTGGATGGATTCGGCGGCGTTCTACATCATTCAGCATACTCCGGCGCTGTTGGCGGAAACGTGGAGCGAGACGACGAGCCTGTGGATCAACGCGACTATTCATCTCGCGGTGGCGGTGGTTGCGGGGCGATTGATTGATCGCGGTTGGCTGGGACGCATCGCGATCGGAGCATGGGTGGGGCTGGCGGTGGCGTGCGGATTGTTGACGGCGAGCATGCAGGCGTTTGCCGGCGCGGAGATTTTATACACTGCGGGTGTGTCGCTCTATTCGGTGGCGCTGGTGTATTATCCGGCGAGGAGCGGGCGGCCGTGGCTGGCGACGGCGGTGTTTGCGGTGGCGGGCTGGATCGGATCGGCGCTCGGCATCGGCATGGCGCAGGATCTCAACGCGGTGCCGGTGTGGTTCGTGGTCGCGGCGGGCGTGGTGGTGATCGGGCTGTTGATCGTGAGGCAGCACGGACGCCACGGCTTGCGGCAACCGCTGTTGGTGCTGGCGCTGCTGGGCGTATTGGGAAGCCGCGAGGTTCGCGCGGACGAGGAGGCGCAGCTGATTGCGCGCGGTCGCGAGGTGTTCATCGGTGAAGGCTGCATTCATTGTCATTCGCAGTTTGTGCGGCCGGGCACCGTGGATGTGACGCGCTGGGGACCGGAGAAGCCGCTGGTGGAAATGATCACCGGTGCGCCACCTTTACCCGGCAACCGTCGACAAGGCCCCGACCTCGCGCAAGTGGGCAACCGGCGTTCGCCGGAATGGAACCGTCTGCATTTGATGACGCCGCGCGAGGTGTCGCCGGGATCGCGTATGCCGTCGTATGCGCATCTGTTTCGCGAGGGTGACGGGCGAGGCGATGCGTTGGTGGCTTATCTGGCGTCGCTCGGTGCGGAAACGCTGGAGCGGCGGTCTGCACAGGTGCAGGCGTGGAAACCCGCGACGGATGTCGTGATCAATGAGGCCAAAGGAGCAGGGTTGTTTGCGCGGCTCTGTGCGAATTGCCACGGAGACGAAGGGCGAGGCGACGGCGTGCTGACGGCTCGATTGAGCATGCATCCGCCGGATTGGTCGCTCGGAGCGTGGCGACGGGTGGATGCAACGGATGAGGCGGCGTCAGTGGCGCGAATCATCAAGTTCGGTCTGCCGGGATCGCCGATGGCGGGACATGAATATCTGCGAGACGAAGAAGTGGTTTCGCTCGCGCGGCACGTGCGAAGCCTGCAGCGTGGCGCGAAGGCCCCATGA
- a CDS encoding response regulator transcription factor: MKILIVEDERKVAQFVERALAEQSYTPRVAGSCAAARDALAESPYDAVVLDIGLPDGDGLQLLKEWRASGFNEPVLILSARDAVTDRIHGLNLGADDYLAKPFSIDELLARVRSLLRRKAGNKTTVLEHRGIRMDLLARVVTYQGAAVELTSREFALLELFLQNAGRVLTRTLIAERVWEASYDMETNLIDVYVRKLRQKFPSVEGAEPLFKTVRGTGYQLA; the protein is encoded by the coding sequence ATGAAAATCCTCATCGTCGAAGACGAACGCAAAGTGGCGCAGTTTGTGGAGCGGGCGCTTGCTGAACAAAGTTACACGCCGCGCGTGGCGGGGAGCTGCGCGGCGGCGCGGGATGCGCTGGCCGAGTCGCCTTACGACGCCGTGGTGCTGGACATCGGACTGCCCGACGGGGACGGTTTGCAATTGTTGAAGGAGTGGCGGGCGAGCGGCTTTAACGAGCCGGTGCTTATCCTCAGCGCCCGCGACGCGGTGACGGACCGTATCCACGGTTTGAATCTGGGCGCCGATGACTATCTGGCGAAGCCGTTCAGCATCGATGAGCTGCTCGCGCGCGTGCGTTCGCTGTTGCGACGCAAGGCGGGCAACAAGACGACGGTGCTGGAGCATCGCGGGATCCGCATGGATTTGCTGGCGCGGGTGGTGACGTATCAAGGCGCGGCGGTGGAACTGACGAGCCGCGAATTCGCGCTGCTGGAACTGTTTTTGCAGAACGCGGGACGGGTGCTCACGCGGACCTTAATTGCGGAGCGCGTGTGGGAGGCGTCGTATGACATGGAGACAAATCTGATCGACGTGTATGTGCGCAAGTTGCGGCAGAAATTCCCGTCGGTGGAAGGCGCGGAGCCTTTGTTCAAGACCGTGCGCGGGACGGGATATCAACTCGCATGA
- a CDS encoding ATP-binding protein: MIGPYTRRLMVRFSALVTVTTVIVLLAGGLLLEREMLRSMEGMHEVEADEVFEVLRDHPGLKGDDLAGRIDTKLGSDAALYFIQIHDDRGAILYRSENLGDAVMPDLSRMEENEHVLAELPGVGGVRLSEFREGEWHVQIASRLKPVHRILTNYAKVSALLVLGTAVASLGLGYAFSRFTLRPVRAIELTARRISADNLRERIPVLAVRDELADLAMLLNQMFDRLEGSFEQVKRFTADASHELKTPLALIRLNAERLRTRLAGDPEAVAGLEDLLEEITRMNRIIESLLFIAKAESGALLLDLKEHDVRALLAPFVEDARVLAEDRGVRFELARDDAGSLRLEPALLRQLLLNLVANALNVSPAGGLVTLESVQTEHGWWFIVTDEGPGLPAAQLEKIFERFVRFEPATGENRARGHGLGLAICRSIAELHDGEIRAENRTDGRSGLRVVVALRR, encoded by the coding sequence ATGATCGGCCCGTATACACGCCGGTTGATGGTGCGGTTTTCCGCGCTGGTGACGGTCACCACGGTGATCGTGTTGCTCGCGGGGGGACTGCTCCTCGAGCGGGAAATGTTACGCAGCATGGAAGGCATGCACGAAGTCGAGGCGGACGAAGTGTTCGAGGTGTTGCGCGATCATCCGGGCTTGAAGGGCGATGATCTGGCGGGGCGCATCGACACCAAGCTCGGCAGTGATGCGGCGCTGTATTTTATCCAGATTCACGATGATCGCGGGGCTATTCTCTACCGCTCGGAAAACCTCGGGGATGCGGTCATGCCGGACCTGAGCCGGATGGAGGAGAACGAGCACGTGCTGGCCGAGTTGCCCGGGGTGGGCGGCGTGCGGTTGTCGGAGTTTCGAGAGGGTGAATGGCATGTGCAGATCGCCAGCCGCCTTAAGCCTGTGCACCGCATTCTGACGAATTATGCGAAGGTGAGTGCGCTGCTCGTGCTGGGCACGGCGGTGGCCAGCCTGGGTCTGGGTTATGCGTTCAGCCGGTTTACGCTGAGGCCGGTGCGGGCGATCGAACTCACGGCGCGGCGCATCAGCGCGGACAACTTGCGCGAACGGATTCCGGTGCTGGCGGTGCGCGATGAACTGGCTGATCTCGCGATGTTGCTCAACCAGATGTTCGACCGTCTGGAAGGCTCTTTTGAACAGGTGAAGCGGTTCACCGCGGATGCTTCGCACGAGTTAAAAACTCCGCTGGCATTGATCCGTCTCAATGCGGAAAGATTACGCACGCGCCTGGCCGGCGATCCGGAGGCGGTCGCGGGGTTGGAGGACCTGCTGGAAGAAATCACGCGGATGAATCGTATCATCGAGAGCCTCTTGTTCATCGCGAAGGCGGAGAGCGGTGCGCTGTTGCTCGATTTGAAAGAGCACGATGTGCGGGCGCTGCTGGCGCCCTTTGTCGAGGATGCGCGGGTGCTGGCGGAGGATCGCGGCGTGCGCTTCGAACTGGCGCGTGACGATGCGGGTTCGCTGCGGCTGGAGCCGGCGTTGCTCCGGCAGTTGCTGCTGAATCTGGTGGCCAACGCACTCAACGTGTCGCCGGCGGGCGGACTGGTCACGCTCGAGTCGGTGCAGACGGAGCACGGCTGGTGGTTCATCGTGACCGACGAAGGCCCGGGTTTGCCGGCCGCCCAGCTGGAAAAGATCTTCGAACGCTTTGTGCGCTTTGAGCCCGCGACGGGTGAAAATCGCGCGCGTGGGCATGGGCTGGGCCTAGCGATTTGCCGCAGCATTGCGGAGCTGCACGACGGAGAGATTCGCGCGGAGAACCGCACGGACGGACGGAGCGGATTGCGGGTCGTGGTGGCGCTGCGCCGCTAA
- a CDS encoding MBL fold metallo-hydrolase — protein sequence MSASFPVSDHCDGRRFFNPHHHQDRNWLDVLRWKRSSRPAPWPAQPLPARITPAPLDPAHRLAATWIGQSTFLLQTRLGNILTDPVYSDRIGPANRIGPRRVRAPGIAFDDLPAIDVVLLSHDHYDHCDHATLRRLWRKHAPLAITPLGNAPLFRSAGFAPDRIIELDWWQSHALASGLNIALTPARHWSNRLRGPRNGRLWGGFFISAPAVTAFFAGDTAYDDTMFNDIQKKFGPPDLALIPVGAYAPRWFMKEQHCDPAEAIQIHRDLGARTSLGMHWGTFPLTDDGFAEPPRELALALAAAGLSPDVFRTCAPGEGLRI from the coding sequence ATGTCCGCGTCCTTCCCCGTTTCCGATCACTGCGACGGCCGGCGTTTTTTTAATCCGCATCATCATCAGGATCGCAACTGGCTCGATGTGTTGCGCTGGAAACGTTCCTCGCGGCCCGCGCCCTGGCCGGCACAACCGCTACCCGCACGCATCACTCCCGCGCCGCTCGATCCCGCCCACCGCCTTGCCGCCACGTGGATTGGTCAGTCCACATTTCTGCTGCAAACCCGCTTAGGCAATATCCTCACCGATCCGGTTTACAGCGACCGCATCGGTCCGGCCAATCGCATCGGACCCCGCCGCGTGCGCGCGCCCGGGATCGCGTTCGATGACCTGCCCGCCATCGACGTCGTTCTGCTCAGCCACGATCACTATGATCATTGCGACCACGCCACGTTGCGCCGCCTGTGGCGGAAACATGCGCCTCTCGCGATCACCCCGCTCGGCAACGCACCGTTGTTCCGCTCCGCCGGTTTCGCGCCTGATCGCATCATCGAACTCGACTGGTGGCAGTCGCACGCGCTCGCATCCGGCCTAAACATCGCGCTCACACCCGCCCGCCATTGGAGCAATCGCCTGCGCGGCCCGCGCAACGGCCGGCTCTGGGGCGGCTTCTTCATCTCAGCGCCCGCGGTCACCGCATTCTTCGCGGGCGACACGGCCTACGATGACACGATGTTTAACGACATCCAAAAAAAATTCGGCCCTCCCGACCTCGCGCTGATTCCCGTCGGTGCCTATGCGCCGCGCTGGTTCATGAAGGAGCAACACTGCGACCCCGCCGAGGCCATTCAAATCCACCGCGATCTCGGTGCACGCACCAGCCTCGGCATGCATTGGGGCACGTTTCCTCTCACCGACGACGGCTTCGCAGAACCGCCGCGCGAACTCGCCCTTGCGCTCGCCGCCGCCGGACTTTCACCGGACGTTTTCCGCACCTGCGCTCCGGGCGAAGGCCTGCGCATTTAG
- a CDS encoding HAD family hydrolase: MPSRELVIAFDADDTLWHNENIFEDVHARYRDMLASYHGTEAVEDAFFATEMRNLDLYGYGVKGFTLSAIETAIQLTGGKISAEEIRQLIDLGRTMLAHPVELLDGVAETLAALAPAHRLLVITKGDLRDQERKLSKSGVADYFKAAEIVSEKDTATYASILKRHDILPENFLMVGNSLKSDIFPVTALGGYAVHLPYHITWKHERSDVIPLEKNHFFTLGSLRDLPPLIEKLMVERA; this comes from the coding sequence ATGCCTTCCCGTGAACTAGTGATCGCCTTCGACGCCGACGACACCCTCTGGCACAACGAAAACATCTTCGAAGATGTGCATGCCCGCTACCGCGACATGCTCGCCAGTTACCACGGCACCGAAGCCGTCGAAGACGCATTCTTTGCAACCGAGATGCGCAACCTCGATCTTTACGGTTACGGCGTCAAAGGCTTCACGCTCTCCGCCATCGAGACCGCCATCCAACTCACCGGCGGCAAGATCAGCGCCGAGGAAATCCGCCAGTTGATCGATCTCGGCCGCACCATGCTCGCTCATCCGGTCGAGTTGCTCGACGGCGTCGCCGAAACCCTCGCCGCCCTCGCACCGGCGCATCGTCTCCTAGTTATCACCAAGGGCGATTTGCGCGACCAGGAGCGCAAACTTTCCAAGTCCGGCGTCGCCGATTATTTCAAGGCCGCCGAGATCGTCTCCGAAAAAGACACGGCCACCTACGCGTCGATCCTCAAGCGTCACGACATCCTTCCCGAGAATTTCCTCATGGTGGGCAACTCTCTCAAGTCCGACATTTTCCCCGTGACCGCACTCGGCGGTTACGCCGTCCACCTGCCCTACCACATCACGTGGAAACATGAGCGCAGTGATGTCATTCCCCTCGAAAAAAATCACTTTTTCACCCTCGGCAGCCTGCGCGATTTGCCTCCGTTGATTGAGAAGCTCATGGTCGAACGAGCCTGA
- a CDS encoding PA0069 family radical SAM protein encodes MNAPESPHPSAIPGRGTALSLPNRFERLHVEPDPDADLGPDCGETPHPRTQFFDDASESILNPIDSPDLPMGMGLNPYRGCEHGCAYCYARPTHDYLGWDSGLAFETKIMVKRRAPELLRAALSAKKWRPQTISMSGVTDCYQPAERHFRLTRGCLEVLAEFRNPVAIITKNALVTRDIDVLSDLARHRCAAVYVSITTLDAGLAGKLEPRAARPEHRLRTIRKLAEAGIPVGVMVAPVIPGLTDAELPAILAAAADAGARSAGYVLLRLPYTVKDVFSQWLDDHAPSKKARVLDRLRDLRGGRLNETAWGSRLQGEGVFADQLRDLFQITARRAGMNRNRFDLDTTGFQRPDADGQLALF; translated from the coding sequence ATGAATGCGCCCGAGTCCCCGCACCCTTCCGCCATTCCCGGGCGCGGCACGGCTCTTTCGCTCCCAAATCGTTTCGAGCGCCTGCACGTCGAGCCCGATCCCGATGCCGACCTCGGTCCCGACTGCGGCGAAACGCCTCACCCGCGCACGCAGTTTTTCGACGACGCCAGCGAATCGATTCTGAATCCCATCGACAGCCCGGACCTGCCGATGGGCATGGGCCTTAACCCGTATCGCGGCTGCGAGCACGGTTGCGCCTACTGTTATGCGCGTCCCACGCATGATTACCTCGGCTGGGACAGCGGACTCGCCTTCGAAACGAAGATCATGGTCAAGCGTCGCGCGCCCGAGTTGTTGCGCGCCGCCCTCTCCGCGAAAAAATGGCGCCCGCAAACCATCTCAATGAGTGGCGTCACCGATTGTTATCAACCCGCCGAACGCCATTTCCGGCTCACGCGCGGCTGCCTTGAAGTGCTCGCCGAGTTCCGCAACCCCGTCGCGATCATCACCAAGAACGCGCTCGTCACCCGCGACATCGATGTGCTCTCAGACCTCGCCCGCCACCGGTGTGCCGCGGTTTACGTCAGCATCACGACACTCGACGCCGGACTCGCCGGAAAACTTGAGCCCCGCGCCGCCCGACCCGAACACCGCCTGCGCACCATCCGCAAACTGGCCGAAGCCGGCATTCCCGTTGGCGTCATGGTCGCGCCGGTCATTCCCGGGCTCACCGATGCGGAACTGCCCGCCATTCTTGCCGCCGCGGCGGATGCCGGTGCGCGTTCCGCCGGCTACGTTCTCCTGCGCCTGCCCTACACGGTGAAGGACGTTTTCAGCCAGTGGCTCGACGATCACGCGCCCTCCAAAAAAGCCCGCGTCCTCGACCGTTTGCGCGACTTGCGTGGCGGCAGGCTCAACGAAACCGCCTGGGGCTCGCGGCTTCAGGGTGAAGGCGTATTCGCGGATCAATTACGCGATCTCTTTCAAATCACCGCCCGGCGCGCGGGGATGAATCGCAACCGCTTCGACCTGGATACCACGGGTTTTCAACGCCCGGATGCGGACGGACAACTCGCCTTATTTTGA
- a CDS encoding transporter — protein sequence MNSASSLRLALLALALPAMSIAQDNTTQENTTPVIPDAPVLPWRADASFNYSRGDYGLADDTEVYVAATNLVYDTASWRFQAGVPFLYIKGPATVVGGGAGVGTRPPDSTESGLGDVTLSGTYKFGPLTPAEIETDFTAQVKFPTADEDKGLGTGKTDFYLQFDVRKTYGRFTPFATVGYRILGTSAAYPLEDGLFASLGVATPVTDKTTAGVSVSWREKIVSGGDDSVDAMVFAQQTLTTRWSALVYVLAGFTDASPDFGAGTGVSYKF from the coding sequence ATGAATTCCGCCTCTTCCCTTCGCCTCGCCCTTCTCGCTCTTGCCTTGCCCGCGATGAGCATCGCCCAGGATAACACCACTCAGGAAAATACCACGCCAGTCATCCCCGACGCCCCGGTGTTACCCTGGCGAGCTGATGCCAGCTTCAACTACAGCCGCGGTGACTACGGTCTCGCCGACGACACCGAGGTTTACGTCGCTGCGACAAACCTCGTCTACGACACCGCCTCCTGGCGTTTTCAGGCCGGCGTGCCTTTCCTCTACATCAAAGGCCCGGCCACGGTAGTCGGTGGTGGAGCAGGTGTCGGCACCCGGCCACCCGATTCTACCGAGAGCGGACTGGGCGACGTCACCCTGAGCGGCACCTATAAATTCGGCCCGCTCACACCGGCCGAAATCGAGACCGATTTCACCGCACAGGTGAAGTTCCCCACCGCCGATGAAGACAAGGGCCTCGGCACCGGAAAGACGGATTTTTATCTGCAATTCGACGTGCGCAAAACCTACGGTCGCTTCACGCCGTTTGCCACGGTCGGCTACCGCATCCTCGGCACCAGCGCCGCCTATCCGCTTGAGGATGGTCTGTTCGCTTCCTTGGGTGTGGCCACGCCCGTGACCGACAAGACGACCGCGGGTGTTTCCGTCAGCTGGCGCGAAAAAATCGTGTCCGGCGGAGACGACTCGGTGGACGCCATGGTGTTCGCCCAGCAAACGCTGACCACACGCTGGAGCGCTCTCGTTTACGTGCTCGCCGGCTTCACCGACGCCTCGCCTGATTTCGGCGCCGGCACCGGCGTTTCGTATAAATTTTAA
- a CDS encoding site-2 protease family protein has translation MTNGIGLAELREGLIFYIFLVTSLSIHEWAHAFTADKLGDPTPSSQGRVTLNPIAHMDLMGTVIFPLLCIFVLPGNFLFGWGKPVMINTSYFRHRVRDDILTTMAGPGSNLVLALLAAIIGGLCCRFIDPALAQLVGTFIFLNVVLAVFNMIPIPPLDGSHILRHAVGMSDETYYNLSRWGFVVLIVAINLPPIRAALGYAIDAVSTPFVLLFKLVAG, from the coding sequence ATGACAAACGGCATCGGACTCGCGGAGCTGCGAGAAGGACTCATTTTCTACATCTTTCTCGTCACGAGTCTGAGCATTCACGAGTGGGCGCATGCGTTTACCGCCGACAAGCTCGGTGACCCGACGCCTTCCTCCCAAGGTCGCGTCACGCTCAACCCGATTGCCCACATGGATTTGATGGGCACGGTGATTTTCCCGCTGCTGTGCATCTTCGTGCTGCCTGGAAATTTTCTGTTTGGGTGGGGCAAGCCGGTCATGATCAACACGTCTTATTTTCGCCATCGCGTGCGGGATGACATTCTCACGACCATGGCCGGACCGGGGTCGAATCTCGTGCTGGCGTTGCTCGCCGCGATCATCGGCGGCTTGTGCTGCCGCTTCATTGATCCGGCACTCGCTCAACTGGTGGGGACGTTTATTTTTCTCAACGTCGTGCTCGCCGTGTTCAACATGATCCCGATCCCTCCGCTCGATGGCAGCCACATATTGCGGCACGCGGTCGGGATGAGTGACGAGACGTATTACAACCTGTCGCGGTGGGGCTTCGTTGTGCTGATTGTTGCAATCAATCTGCCGCCGATTCGCGCGGCGTTGGGCTATGCGATCGACGCCGTTTCGACGCCGTTTGTTTTGCTGTTCAAACTGGTTGCCGGCTGA
- the prmB gene encoding 50S ribosomal protein L3 N(5)-glutamine methyltransferase encodes MATSPKKPKPARAKPVAKPVVKPVAKKKEIRPVTLGDWLKHAMARYKKTGVALGQVATNAHDEALYLLLRTLALPLDSDPSVLKRKLTAAEIMAVENMLQRRLDKRIPAAYLTREAFLGEYRFYVDERVIIPRSYFLEIIPQQLDAWLPAPAKVKHVVDVCTGSGCLAILLAHHFPKAKVDAVDLSPDAIDVARINIKNHKLTRRVKLHESDVFDAVPKVKYDVILSNPPYEPSAHCDKLPAEFHNEPRMALDGGKDGLDIIRKLLRQARDRLQPHGVLLIEVGGLQRAMDKEFAALDLYWMHTADGSNCVCLIQAGRLRAWKG; translated from the coding sequence GTGGCCACTTCCCCTAAAAAACCAAAGCCCGCGCGGGCCAAACCAGTCGCGAAACCCGTCGTAAAACCGGTCGCGAAAAAGAAGGAGATCCGTCCGGTCACCTTGGGCGATTGGTTGAAGCATGCGATGGCCCGTTACAAGAAGACCGGCGTCGCGCTCGGGCAGGTGGCGACCAATGCCCACGACGAGGCGCTTTATCTTTTGTTGCGCACGCTGGCCCTGCCGCTCGACAGCGATCCTTCGGTCCTCAAGCGCAAGCTCACGGCGGCCGAGATCATGGCGGTGGAAAACATGCTGCAGCGCCGGTTGGATAAACGCATTCCCGCGGCGTATCTCACGCGCGAGGCGTTTCTCGGTGAGTATCGTTTCTATGTCGACGAGCGGGTGATCATTCCGCGCAGCTACTTTTTGGAGATCATCCCGCAGCAGTTGGATGCGTGGTTGCCGGCGCCGGCCAAGGTGAAGCACGTGGTGGATGTGTGCACCGGCTCGGGCTGTCTCGCGATCCTGCTCGCCCATCATTTTCCCAAGGCGAAAGTGGATGCGGTGGATCTTTCCCCCGATGCGATCGACGTCGCGCGCATCAACATCAAAAACCACAAGCTCACCCGTCGCGTGAAGCTCCATGAGAGCGATGTGTTCGATGCGGTGCCGAAGGTGAAATACGACGTCATCCTCAGCAATCCGCCCTACGAGCCGAGCGCTCATTGCGACAAGCTGCCGGCCGAGTTCCACAACGAACCGCGCATGGCGCTGGATGGCGGCAAGGACGGCCTGGATATCATTCGCAAACTTCTGCGCCAGGCCCGCGACCGTCTGCAGCCGCATGGCGTGTTGCTGATCGAAGTCGGCGGCTTGCAGCGGGCGATGGACAAGGAATTTGCCGCGCTCGACTTGTATTGGATGCACACGGCCGACGGGAGCAATTGCGTGTGCCTCATCCAAGCGGGCCGTTTGCGTGCGTGGAAAGGCTGA